CATGTGAATTCTGGTACACTGGTTTTATATCTAGGTATTGGACTTCTTCCTCTCTGGCTTTTATTTATGATGCCTTGGGGTGAACTTGTCCCTGATATAGTTTCCCCTTCTCTGTCTCCATTATTTCCATATTTAGCCAATCATTGTAGGAGGGACATCTGTAACCTGTAGAATCACATGAATCTAATAAATTGCAATTGCAGGAAATATATTACATATATCAGTTAGAGGTATTAGTATTAATTTGACAAATTTTACCTTTAATGGTTCATTAGGTTTTTGGATTTAGTGTTTTTGATATGCAATCTTTTAAAGAACTCAGTAGATTGTTAGAGGTTTTAATGTTATGAACTATGTAAATCATGTTTGTTTATTTGACAATGCTAAAGATTGTTAGAGGTCTTTAAGTTATGAACTATGTAAATCATGTTTGTTTGTCTGACAATGCTACAAATTATTTGTTTATGAGTTTCTAGGTGATGAGCTTCTCTCGGATTCATTTCCGTACACAGAGATTCACAATGGAGTGCTATGGGAAGTGGCGGGAAAGGTGACAATTGTTTGGATTTATTCTTTTCGGCCATCATGGTGTAGGATTTATTCTTTTTGACTGTCACATCATGTTGTGGCCACCAAACCTAGTGACCTCTAATGACCTGAAATTGTGCAATTAACTTTGATTTAGGTAATTTAGTAGAGTACCAAACTAATGTTCCTTCATATTGGGTAATTTTTCAGTGGGTTGTTCAAGGAGCGGTTGATGTTAACATTGGTGCTAACCCTTCCGCCGAAGGCGGTGGAGACGATGAGGGTGTAGATGACCAGGCAGTCAAGGTTGTTGATATTGTTGATACATTCCGTCTCCAGGTTGATTACACCTCTCTCCATCCATAAcgcacacattttttttttgtgtttattAGCTGGAGCTTATGAAACTTATTTTGAAACTACAGGAGCAACCTTCGTTTGACAAGAAGCAATTTGTTACATACATAAAGAGATACATCAAGTTGCTAACACCAAAGTTGGAAGGTGAGAAGCAAGAGGAGTTCAAGAAGAACATTGAGGGTGCAACTAAGTTCCTTCTTTCGAAGCTGAGTGACCTCCAATTGTATGTTTCTTAGTCTCCATTTCTCAAAAACCTTTTCTTGGATGATGTTGCCATTCTCTATTAAAATCTAACATTGGTATTTGTTTGTAGTTTTGTCGGTGAGAGTATGCATGA
This Macadamia integrifolia cultivar HAES 741 chromosome 10, SCU_Mint_v3, whole genome shotgun sequence DNA region includes the following protein-coding sequences:
- the LOC122090715 gene encoding translationally-controlled tumor protein homolog — translated: MIVYQDLLTGDELLSDSFPYTEIHNGVLWEVAGKWVVQGAVDVNIGANPSAEGGGDDEGVDDQAVKVVDIVDTFRLQEQPSFDKKQFVTYIKRYIKLLTPKLEGEKQEEFKKNIEGATKFLLSKLSDLQFFVGESMHDDGSLVFAYYKDGATDPTFLYFAHGLKEVKC